In a single window of the Carassius carassius chromosome 26, fCarCar2.1, whole genome shotgun sequence genome:
- the pmch gene encoding pro-MCH, whose product MASSCIFFFALALLVELTTALPKVKMDEGHIDQDRLVSIVGEDDSSEMGPGQLTFRRHPIIEGRLVDEDGTKRIFILADTGIKGSLGKEANLAFSRTFTVLPPRGTDHALDGFNMRDERRSIDDVIPVARRDIDMLRCMIGRVYRPCWQA is encoded by the exons ATGGCATCTTCCTGTATATTCTTCTTTGCACTTGCACTTTTAGTTGAATTGACTACAGCTTTGCCCAAAGTTAAAATGGACGAAGGACATATAGACCAAGATAGACTAGTGTCGATAGTAGGAGAAGATGATTCAAGCGAAATGGGACCGGGGCAGCTCACCTTCAGGAGACACCCCATCATAGAGGGCAGACTGGTTGATGAAGATGGGACAAAACGCATCTTCATACTTGCC GACACAGGAATAAAAGGGTCTCTTGGGAAGGAAGCAAACCTTGCCTTTTCGAGAACCTTCACTGTGCTGCCGCCACGTGGGACGGATCATGCTCTGGATGGATTCAACATGAGGGATGAGCGACGTAGCATAGATGATGTCATTCCCGTGGCCAGGAGGGACATAGACA TGCTGAGGTGCATGATAGGGAGAGTATACAGGCCCTGTTGGCAAGCTTGA
- the parpbp gene encoding LOW QUALITY PROTEIN: PCNA-interacting partner (The sequence of the model RefSeq protein was modified relative to this genomic sequence to represent the inferred CDS: inserted 1 base in 1 codon; deleted 1 base in 1 codon; substituted 1 base at 1 genomic stop codon), translated as MMFMEESLRTMTRVFRRECHRVLDSERTTIQGADRMLMVLQLAMAGVNKQEHGDFSVVLSEVLAAWKYFLLDKFQLSHNNIPLPQNYDLIRKEYDCFLKCTNTVDLIDIFIMFKELWINEDHEEPLTAMQMFQFLIGEKEKMDPLPLCPATPSNKAICSPQIQRVVRRVFCFXFGLLVNCKNDLSLAYTLDNPNRSLGHRAFTDLRHAASDSASSLFLTVTSFVRAIQLGGKGYAPPESHPLRKHVKGLSEFLNFVDQCQEVLGETPNPREAGTKLVSSIRAALVKGRSNGDPMYLAAEDTAKSLKERICQIHTMQTHSVVGTGFSPARMFPFYPKVYAINHSTAYGGXETVKVLMTLLDEEALAPPCRNKAELLSEDHAVLNGSTGACLRTLYKSPDAPTGSSPKPLRNRILSQQEHTKSKVVRPTLRSQFACTYKDDELPLNRVLEFPSTSQLPTCMHPAPKKPVPLPVTVEEEHDPTGMDIGLKETTNLRHECPGQSALGEHSGNAWIRAGGKGTQPKQLRRATGTSKRKLANRECAEQGREESQPPQKRPPSKAPAGGLGKRNIKAPSKKLIVGHGKLTGFFRL; from the exons ATGATGTTTATGGAGGAAAGCCTGAGAACAATGACCAGGGTCTTCAGGAGAGAGTGTCACAGGGTGTTAGACTCTGAGAGGACCACCATCCAAGGGGCTGATAGGATGCTGATGGTCCTACAACTTGCTATGGCTGGGGTCAACAAGCAG GAACATGGGGACTTTAGTGTTGTTTTGAGTGAAGTCTTGGCTGCCTGGAAATACTTCCTTCTGGATAAGTTCCAGCTATCCCACAACAATATACCTCTTCCACAAAACTATGACCTCATCCGAAAAGAGTATGACTGCTTTTTGAAATGCACCAATACTGTGGACTTGATTGACATCTTCATTATGTTCAAGGAGCTTTGGATAAATGAGGACCATGAGGAGCCCCTAACCGCA ATGCAAATGTTTCAGTTTCTCATTGGTGAGAAGGAGAAAATGGATCCTCTTCCTTTGTGTCCCGCAACTCCATCTAACAAGGCAATCTGTAGTCCACAG ATACAGAGAGTTGTCAGGagagttttctgtt aatttggcCTTCTGGTGAACTGCAAGAATGACCTGTCCCTCGCATACACCCTGGACAACCCAAATCGCTCTCTGGGTCACAGAGCCTTTACTGACCTTAGACATGCTGCCTCCGACAGCGCCTCGTCTCTCTTCCTG ACAGTAACATCATTTGTCAGGGCCATACAGTTGGGAGGAAAGGGGTACGCCCCACCTGAGTCTCACCCCTTAAGGAAGCACGTAAAGGGTTTATCTGAGTTTCTCAACTTTGTCGACCAGTGTCAAGAAGTTCTGGGAGAAACCCCTAATCCCAG AGAAGCTGGAACCAAGCTGGTGTCTAGTATTAGAGCTGCTCTGGTCAAAGGCCGCAGTAATGGAGACCCAATGTACCTTGCAGCAGAGGATACGGCCAAAAGCCTCAAGGAAAGAATCTGTCAAATACACACCATGCAGACACATTCAGTGGTTGGCACGGGATTCAGTCCAGCAAGG ATGTTTCCTTTTTATCCCAAAGTGTATGCTATTAACCACTCCACTGCCTATGGAGGATGAGAGACTGTTAAGGTTCTGATGACTCTTTTGGATGAAGAAGCACTAGCACCGCCCTGCAGGAACAAGGCGGAATTGCTCTCTGAAGATCATGCTGTTCTTAATGGCAGCACTGGGGCTTGTCTTCGTACCCTTTACAA ATCTCCAGATGCTCCCACCGGATCTTCTCCAAAGCCTTTACGGAACCGCATC TTGAGCCAACAAGAACACACAAAGTCCAAG gttGTGCGACCAACCCTCCGTTCTCAGTTTGCATGCACATACAAGGATGATGAGCTCCCCCTCAACCGGGTGTTGGAGTTTCCCAGCACCAGCCAACTTCCCACCTGTATGCACCCTGCTCCCAAAAAACCTGTCCCTTTACCAGTGACTGTGGAGGAAGAGCATGACCCCACTGGGATGGACATCGGTCTCAAAG AGACCACTAACTTAAGGCATGAATGTCCCGGTCAATCCGCTCTGGGGGAACATAGTGGAAATGCCTGGATCCGAGCAGGTGGGAAGGGGACCCAGCCAAAACAGCTCAGAAGAGCAACCGGGACCTCAAAGAGAAAGCTTGCCAACAGAGAGTGTGCTGAGcaaggaagagaggagagccaGCCCCCTCAGAAAAGACCCCCTTCCAAGGCTCCCGCTGGAGGCCTGGGGAAAAGGAACATTAAAGCTCCCAGCAAGAAGCTCATTGTTGGTCATGGCAAACTCACAGGCTTTTTCAGACTGTAA